One segment of Nothobranchius furzeri strain GRZ-AD chromosome 13, NfurGRZ-RIMD1, whole genome shotgun sequence DNA contains the following:
- the farsb gene encoding phenylalanine--tRNA ligase beta subunit isoform X2, with the protein MQEAVQHQFVKCVASQQTLLSHPLSTKTLFGDMSTQVGLKALDDFLADRSYIEGFEASQADTAVFDAIPSPPPQTFCHLRRWYNHIKSFQLERTRLPSAKAQFVLPEAPPTSKNDTSEDEIDLFGSDDDEESVEAARVREQRLLEYAAKKSKKSPLIAKSSILLDVKPWDDETDMAKLEECVRSIGMDGLLWGQSKLVPVGYGIRKLQIGCVVEDDKVGTDLLEEAITAFEEYVQSVDVAAFNKV; encoded by the coding sequence ATGCAGGAAGCCGTGCAACACCAGTTCGTAAAGTGTGTTGCATCCCAGCAGACCCTGCTGTCCCACCCACTGTCCACAAAAACTCTGTTTGGAGACATGAGCACGCAGGTGGGCCTTAAAGCACTCGACGACTTCCTGGCAGACAGAAGCTACATTGAGGGCTTTGAGGCATCCCAAGCTGACACTGCCGTGTTCGATGccatcccctcccctccccctcagacCTTCTGCCACCTCCGACGCTGGTACAACCACATCAAGTCCTTTCAGCTGGAGAGAACGCGTCTCCCATCAGCCAAGGCTCAGTTTGTTCTCCCAGAGGCACCTCCCACCTCAAAAAACGACACCAGCGAAGACGAAATCGACCTCTTCGGTTCCGACGACGATGAAGAAAGCGTCGAGGCAGCTAGAGTACGAGAGCAGCGCCTCCTAGAGTACGCTGCCAAGAAGTCCAAGAAGTCACCACTGATCGCCAAGTCTTCCATCCTGCTTGATGTCAAGCCCTGGGACGACGAGACGGACATGGCGAAGCTAGAGGAGTGTGTCCGCAGCATCGGCATGGATGGCCTGCTGTGGGGGCAGTCCAAGCTGGTGCCAGTGGGCTACGGCATCAGGAAGCTGCAGATCGGATGTGTTGTGGAGGATGATAAAGTGGGCACGGATCTGCTGGAGGAAGCCATCACCGCCTTTGAGGAATATGTTCAGTCTGTGGATGTGGCTGCCTTTAATAAGGTCTGA